The Faecalibacter sp. LW9 genome has a segment encoding these proteins:
- a CDS encoding MBL fold metallo-hydrolase, whose amino-acid sequence MFFQHVYDKSLAQASYFIGCQAKGEAIVIDAQRDIDVYLEIAKQNNMKITHITETHIHADFLCGSRELAAVTGAQMYLSDEGGEDWQYQFPHIGLKHGDKINVGNLTLEVLHTPGHTPESISFLLTDQPATDKPVMVFTGDFVFVGDIGRPDLLEKAAGLIGTQEKGAKQMYQSIQRFAELPEYVQVWPAHGAGSACGKALGAVPSSTVGYEKIRNWAFQYENDEAGFIKYLLEGQPEPPKYFAMMKHLNKVNRPLLVEVPKHPKLSKEQFLTAYHNGLKVIDTRNKTDFAKGFIPGSINIQGNNSFSTWAGWLLNYQEQFILVAHDNQIEDLTRKLMRIGLDNIYGYISDVNDLGLELETEDIIDIEEFKSYIGNPDAQIVDVRGLTEYQTYHVEGADHVFVGTLPDNLDKFNKDKQIVIHCQSGDRATIAQSLLAKNGFKNVKNYSAGMKEWMEVNS is encoded by the coding sequence ATGTTTTTTCAACACGTATACGATAAAAGTTTAGCTCAGGCGAGTTACTTTATCGGTTGCCAGGCAAAAGGCGAAGCCATCGTAATTGACGCACAACGTGATATAGATGTGTATCTGGAAATTGCGAAGCAAAACAATATGAAAATCACGCATATTACCGAAACACATATCCACGCTGATTTTCTATGTGGTTCACGTGAGTTGGCAGCAGTGACAGGAGCACAAATGTATCTTTCGGACGAGGGTGGCGAAGATTGGCAATATCAATTTCCACACATAGGACTTAAACACGGCGATAAAATAAATGTAGGCAATCTAACCTTGGAAGTATTGCACACACCGGGTCATACACCGGAAAGCATCAGCTTTTTGTTGACAGACCAGCCGGCTACCGACAAACCGGTGATGGTTTTCACGGGAGATTTCGTTTTCGTAGGCGATATTGGTCGTCCAGATTTATTGGAAAAAGCGGCAGGATTAATCGGCACACAAGAAAAAGGAGCCAAACAGATGTACCAATCCATTCAACGATTTGCCGAATTGCCGGAATACGTACAAGTTTGGCCGGCACACGGAGCGGGTTCGGCTTGTGGTAAAGCCTTGGGAGCAGTGCCAAGTTCTACTGTTGGTTACGAGAAAATCCGCAACTGGGCATTCCAATATGAAAATGATGAAGCCGGATTTATTAAGTACCTGTTAGAAGGTCAACCGGAACCGCCGAAATATTTTGCAATGATGAAACACTTAAACAAAGTCAATCGTCCGCTATTGGTAGAAGTTCCGAAGCACCCAAAATTATCCAAAGAACAATTTCTAACGGCATACCACAACGGATTGAAAGTGATCGATACTCGAAATAAAACAGATTTTGCTAAAGGATTTATTCCGGGAAGCATCAATATTCAGGGCAATAACTCTTTCTCTACTTGGGCAGGTTGGTTACTGAATTATCAGGAACAATTTATTTTGGTTGCACATGACAATCAGATAGAAGATTTGACCCGAAAACTAATGAGAATCGGTTTGGATAATATCTACGGATACATTTCCGATGTGAATGATTTGGGGCTGGAATTAGAAACAGAAGATATCATCGATATAGAAGAATTCAAATCGTATATCGGAAATCCGGATGCTCAAATTGTCGATGTGAGAGGATTGACAGAATACCAAACCTATCATGTAGAAGGTGCAGATCACGTATTTGTGGGAACATTACCCGACAATCTGGACAAATTCAATAAAGACAAACAAATCGTCATTCATTGCCAAAGCGGCGATAGAGCGACCATTGCACAATCATTGTTGGCTAAAAACGGTTTCAAAAACGTAAAAAACTATTCTGCCGGAATGAAAGAGTGGATGGAAGTAAATAGTTAA
- a CDS encoding heavy metal-associated domain-containing protein, with translation MKHTIEVENIKCGGCMNSIKTALQQMEGVQEISIDKDTETVTIESYSDIEPFIQKLNDLGYPQKGNNSLLKKAKSYVSCAVGNLKSQN, from the coding sequence ATGAAACACACAATAGAAGTAGAAAATATAAAATGCGGCGGATGTATGAACAGCATCAAAACGGCTCTTCAGCAAATGGAAGGTGTACAGGAAATAAGCATAGATAAAGACACCGAAACCGTAACCATCGAATCCTATTCAGACATAGAACCTTTCATTCAAAAACTGAACGATTTGGGTTATCCGCAAAAAGGCAATAACTCGTTATTAAAAAAGGCAAAGTCTTATGTAAGCTGTGCCGTAGGAAATTTAAAATCTCAAAATTAA
- a CDS encoding MBL fold metallo-hydrolase, giving the protein MKVEQIYTGCLAQGAYYVESNGEAVVIDPLREVQPYIEKAEKNGAKIKYVLETHFHADFVSGHLDLAKKTGATIVFGPTAKPAFEAHVAEDGEILNVGNIQIKVIHTPGHTMESTCFLLIDENGKETSLFTGDTLFIGDVGRPDLAQKVIADLTQEKLAAHLYDSLHNKIIPLADDIIVYPAHGAGSACGKNMSKETIDTLGNQKKTNYALQPMSKEKFIDEVLDGLMPPPGYFPENVLMNIKGYESIDEVLHKGTQALSPEAFETAANETDALLLDTRDAQTFAKGFIPNSINIGIDGNFAPWAGTLIPDIKQTILLIADEGREEEIVTRLARVGYDNTIGYLKGGFEAWKNTGKETDTIESISVDELAKRMEENPDLNILDVRKKSEHFSEHVIDSENIALDYINEHISEINKDKTYYVHCAGGYRSMIFNSILRARGYDNLIDVQGGFTAIKESGKFKVSDYVCPTTML; this is encoded by the coding sequence ATGAAAGTAGAACAAATTTATACAGGATGTTTAGCTCAGGGAGCTTATTATGTCGAAAGTAACGGAGAAGCAGTGGTAATAGATCCGCTTCGTGAAGTACAGCCTTACATCGAAAAAGCAGAAAAAAACGGAGCTAAAATCAAATATGTATTAGAAACGCATTTTCATGCCGATTTTGTAAGCGGACATTTAGATTTGGCTAAAAAAACTGGTGCAACCATCGTTTTTGGTCCTACTGCAAAACCTGCATTTGAAGCACACGTTGCCGAAGACGGAGAAATTTTAAACGTTGGAAACATTCAAATAAAGGTGATTCACACACCTGGACACACGATGGAAAGTACTTGTTTTCTTTTGATAGATGAAAACGGTAAAGAAACCAGCTTGTTCACAGGCGACACACTATTTATCGGAGATGTAGGTCGTCCTGATTTGGCACAAAAAGTAATTGCCGACTTAACACAGGAAAAATTAGCGGCACATTTATATGATTCATTGCACAATAAAATCATTCCGTTGGCAGACGATATTATCGTATATCCGGCACACGGAGCGGGTTCGGCTTGTGGTAAAAACATGAGTAAGGAAACCATCGATACCTTGGGCAATCAAAAGAAAACCAATTATGCGTTGCAACCAATGAGTAAAGAAAAATTCATTGATGAGGTTTTGGATGGTTTGATGCCGCCTCCGGGATATTTTCCTGAAAATGTTTTGATGAACATCAAAGGTTATGAAAGCATAGATGAGGTGTTGCACAAAGGAACACAAGCTTTAAGTCCCGAAGCATTCGAAACGGCTGCCAACGAAACCGATGCACTGTTATTGGATACGCGTGATGCACAAACCTTTGCCAAAGGCTTTATTCCAAATTCAATCAACATTGGCATTGACGGCAACTTTGCTCCATGGGCAGGAACATTAATTCCGGATATTAAACAAACCATTTTGTTGATTGCAGATGAAGGTCGTGAAGAAGAAATCGTTACCCGTTTGGCTCGTGTGGGTTACGACAATACTATTGGTTATTTGAAAGGCGGATTTGAAGCATGGAAAAATACAGGCAAAGAAACAGATACCATCGAATCTATTTCGGTAGATGAACTGGCAAAACGAATGGAAGAAAATCCAGACCTGAATATTCTGGATGTACGCAAAAAGAGCGAGCATTTTTCAGAACACGTGATTGATTCCGAAAACATTGCTTTGGATTATATCAACGAACATATTTCAGAAATAAATAAAGACAAAACCTATTATGTGCATTGTGCCGGTGGTTATCGTTCTATGATATTCAATTCCATATTAAGAGCCAGAGGCTATGACAATCTGATTGACGTTCAAGGTGGATTTACCGCAATAAAAGAATCCGGAAAATTCAAAGTGAGCGATTACGTTTGTCCGACAACAATGCTTTAA
- a CDS encoding sulfite exporter TauE/SafE family protein codes for MATDLIGYLLAVLVGVSLGLIGSGGSILTVPILVYVMGVNPILATAYSLFVVGTTSLVGGIQNALQKKVDFKTVFIFGIPSIVAVYLTRAYLMPLIPDVIFSVGDFQFTKPIALMVLFAIVMIFASISMIRPCPHCKDADDGEIKYNYPMILLEGTLVGTLTGLVGAGGGFLIIPALVLLAKMPMKLAVGTSLFIIAAKSLLGFTGDLQGSETIDWTLLSTFTGLSVVGIFIGIFLSKKIEGNKLKSAFGWFVLVMGIYILIKELFL; via the coding sequence ATGGCAACAGATCTTATAGGCTATTTATTAGCCGTTTTAGTAGGTGTTTCATTAGGACTTATAGGTAGCGGAGGCTCCATACTTACCGTTCCTATTTTGGTATATGTTATGGGTGTTAACCCTATTCTGGCAACAGCCTATTCCTTATTTGTGGTGGGAACTACATCCTTAGTAGGTGGTATTCAGAATGCTCTTCAGAAAAAAGTAGATTTTAAAACCGTATTCATTTTTGGTATTCCATCTATTGTTGCGGTGTATTTAACGCGGGCCTATCTGATGCCTTTAATTCCTGATGTGATTTTTAGTGTCGGAGATTTCCAATTCACTAAACCTATCGCCTTGATGGTATTGTTTGCCATCGTGATGATCTTTGCTTCCATATCTATGATTCGTCCTTGTCCGCATTGTAAAGATGCAGACGACGGCGAAATAAAATACAATTATCCGATGATTCTGTTGGAAGGAACATTAGTCGGTACACTTACGGGGTTGGTCGGTGCAGGTGGCGGATTTCTAATTATTCCGGCATTGGTTTTATTAGCAAAAATGCCGATGAAATTAGCCGTAGGAACTTCCTTATTTATCATTGCTGCAAAGTCACTTTTAGGATTTACAGGCGATTTACAAGGCAGTGAAACCATAGACTGGACTTTGTTATCCACTTTTACCGGATTATCCGTTGTCGGGATTTTTATCGGAATCTTCCTATCTAAAAAAATAGAAGGCAATAAACTCAAATCTGCCTTCGGTTGGTTTGTACTGGTGATGGGAATCTATATCCTTATCAAAGAATTATTCTTATAA
- a CDS encoding cytochrome ubiquinol oxidase subunit I: protein MEDMILYNRLQFAFTITFHYLFPQLTMGLSLMIVYFKWKFLRTKNEDYNNASKFWMKIFALNFAMGVVTGIPMEFQFGTNWAKFSELTGGIIGQTLAMEGMFSFFLESSFLGMFLFGEKLLGQKLHFLSGLMVFLGSWASGFLILATHSWMQHPVGYEILENGKFVLNNFSALFTNPWLWPSYLHNQAGSLITSSFFVAAVGSFYLLSNKHSRFGKIFVKSGVVFGVIASILVAFPTGDWAAKNVVKYQPVTFAAMEGIFETEKGGSEIILIGQPDMENKKLDNKIAVPNVLSFLTYQRWDAEIKGLNEFDESIHPTNVPGLYYGYHIMVGLGTIFIGIMVLASFLLWKGKLYKTKWLLWILMFMIPFPYIANTAGWYTAELGRQPWLVYNLMRMVDGVSPTVSSGNALFTLLGFVGLYLLLGLLFLLLVLKIIRKGPEAKIALK from the coding sequence ATGGAAGACATGATTCTTTACAATCGGCTACAGTTTGCCTTTACGATTACCTTTCATTATTTGTTCCCTCAGCTCACTATGGGACTTTCTCTGATGATTGTTTATTTTAAATGGAAGTTCCTGCGAACGAAGAATGAAGATTACAACAATGCTTCTAAATTCTGGATGAAGATCTTTGCATTGAATTTCGCAATGGGTGTTGTAACGGGTATTCCAATGGAATTTCAGTTTGGTACCAACTGGGCGAAGTTTTCTGAACTTACTGGAGGAATCATCGGGCAGACACTGGCAATGGAAGGAATGTTTTCGTTCTTTTTAGAATCCTCTTTTCTGGGCATGTTTCTTTTTGGTGAAAAGCTACTCGGTCAGAAACTACACTTTCTTTCCGGACTGATGGTATTTCTTGGCTCTTGGGCAAGTGGTTTTTTAATTCTTGCTACGCATTCGTGGATGCAGCATCCGGTCGGATATGAAATATTAGAAAACGGAAAGTTTGTTTTGAACAATTTTAGTGCATTGTTCACTAATCCTTGGTTGTGGCCGTCCTATTTACACAATCAGGCAGGATCATTGATTACGAGTTCTTTCTTTGTGGCGGCAGTTGGTTCTTTTTATTTACTGAGTAATAAACATAGTCGTTTTGGCAAGATATTCGTCAAAAGTGGTGTTGTTTTTGGGGTAATTGCTTCTATTTTAGTTGCATTTCCTACAGGCGATTGGGCAGCCAAAAATGTTGTCAAATATCAGCCAGTCACATTTGCTGCGATGGAAGGTATTTTTGAAACCGAAAAGGGTGGTTCTGAAATCATTTTGATTGGACAACCCGATATGGAGAACAAAAAACTGGACAATAAAATCGCTGTGCCCAATGTACTTAGTTTTCTAACGTATCAGCGTTGGGATGCCGAAATCAAAGGCTTGAATGAATTTGATGAGTCAATCCATCCCACCAATGTTCCCGGTTTGTATTATGGTTATCACATTATGGTTGGTTTGGGAACTATTTTTATCGGAATTATGGTGCTTGCATCGTTTTTACTCTGGAAAGGAAAATTGTATAAAACGAAATGGTTACTATGGATACTGATGTTCATGATTCCTTTCCCTTATATAGCTAATACAGCCGGATGGTATACAGCAGAATTAGGGCGACAACCCTGGCTTGTTTATAATCTGATGCGTATGGTAGATGGCGTTTCACCCACCGTATCTTCGGGAAATGCCCTGTTTACTCTTTTAGGCTTTGTCGGTTTGTATTTGCTGCTTGGACTGCTTTTTCTTTTACTTGTTTTAAAAATCATTCGCAAAGGTCCTGAAGCTAAAATTGCATTAAAATAA
- the cydB gene encoding cytochrome d ubiquinol oxidase subunit II: MEIFWFIVLMVMLGIYVILDGYDFGAGIVHLFFAKTEEEKKAVTNAIGPFWDANEVWLIASGGVLFFAFPTLYASAFSGFYLPLMLVLWLLIFRAIGLELRGLVHNRMWEAIWDKAFGIASLLLALFFGAALGNVVRGVNLGMVENGVSTQEAHYFFLALWNPTFDPLAEHQGVIDWFTLLLGLVAVVTLTIHGANWIILKTSTSLNQRLKKVIFKLNFVLLALVVASAFLWHYVKPFPLNNLQTYYWLWIFPIIGAVGLIGLFRINKFKKDSSGFLFSSMFIFGSFATTIASLFPTLLPSTNRVNPSLTVHNVAAHEYGLSVGLGWFIVAAILVVIYFIIQFRVFKGKMDDVGYGEH; this comes from the coding sequence ATGGAAATATTTTGGTTTATTGTATTAATGGTTATGTTGGGGATTTACGTTATCCTCGATGGGTATGATTTTGGAGCAGGAATTGTACATCTGTTTTTTGCTAAAACAGAAGAAGAAAAAAAAGCTGTAACCAATGCCATCGGTCCTTTCTGGGATGCTAATGAAGTGTGGCTGATTGCTTCAGGAGGTGTTTTATTCTTTGCATTTCCTACGCTATATGCATCGGCTTTCAGTGGTTTTTATCTGCCTTTGATGCTGGTATTATGGCTATTGATTTTCAGAGCTATAGGATTGGAATTAAGAGGCCTGGTACATAACCGAATGTGGGAAGCAATCTGGGATAAAGCATTTGGGATTGCAAGTCTATTGTTGGCTTTGTTCTTTGGTGCAGCACTCGGAAACGTGGTAAGAGGTGTAAACCTTGGAATGGTCGAAAATGGTGTTTCTACACAAGAAGCTCATTATTTTTTTCTGGCACTTTGGAACCCAACTTTTGATCCGCTTGCAGAGCATCAGGGAGTTATTGACTGGTTTACATTGTTATTGGGACTTGTGGCAGTTGTTACACTAACCATTCACGGAGCAAATTGGATAATTCTAAAAACTTCTACTTCACTGAACCAAAGACTTAAAAAGGTTATTTTTAAATTGAATTTTGTATTGCTGGCATTAGTTGTTGCTTCGGCTTTTTTATGGCATTATGTAAAGCCCTTTCCATTAAATAATCTGCAAACGTATTATTGGCTTTGGATATTCCCAATAATTGGAGCAGTAGGTCTAATCGGGTTGTTCAGAATTAATAAATTTAAAAAAGATAGCAGTGGTTTTTTATTTTCTTCGATGTTTATTTTCGGGAGTTTTGCAACTACCATCGCTTCTTTGTTTCCAACATTATTACCTTCTACAAATCGAGTTAATCCCTCACTGACTGTACATAATGTAGCAGCTCACGAATACGGACTTTCAGTAGGTTTGGGTTGGTTTATAGTTGCCGCTATTTTGGTTGTGATATATTTCATCATTCAGTTCAGAGTATTTAAAGGAAAAATGGATGATGTAGGCTATGGAGAGCATTAA
- a CDS encoding PaaI family thioesterase: MTQNKSKAIQDLYTDELAHCYGCGKNNPFGYQLKTYLMGDETIAHFTPDEKFTAIPGSVYGGLIASLLDCHGTGSAAAFAAIAENIDLENTETIPVRCVTASLKVDFKAPTPMGTELELIGKLRSIEGRKIWVDMTLSAGDILCATGEILAIKIKSDV, encoded by the coding sequence ATGACACAAAACAAATCGAAAGCCATTCAAGATTTATACACCGATGAACTGGCACATTGTTATGGATGCGGAAAGAATAATCCCTTTGGGTATCAGTTAAAAACGTATTTAATGGGTGATGAAACTATTGCTCATTTTACACCAGACGAAAAATTCACAGCAATTCCTGGCAGTGTTTACGGTGGTTTAATCGCTTCTCTTTTGGATTGCCACGGCACGGGTTCTGCCGCAGCCTTTGCTGCTATAGCAGAAAATATTGATCTTGAAAATACAGAAACTATTCCTGTAAGATGTGTAACGGCATCGCTTAAAGTCGATTTCAAAGCACCTACACCCATGGGAACAGAACTGGAATTGATAGGAAAACTGCGAAGTATCGAAGGTCGAAAAATATGGGTTGATATGACACTTTCTGCCGGTGATATTCTTTGTGCTACAGGAGAGATTTTAGCTATAAAAATAAAAAGCGATGTCTGA
- a CDS encoding MBL fold metallo-hydrolase — protein sequence MKSIFLKNSFLWLVAILLLSNTSFAQTLFFERIYDETLSQASYIVGDTETKEAIVIDPKRDIDTYLEIAKANNLKITKITETHIHADFLSGSRELAAVTKAPLYLSEEGGKDWQYDFPHQGLKDGDQIKIGKIIIDVIHTPGHTPESLTFLVKDDTENPMKAITGDFIFVGDVGRPDLLEKAAGQIGSQEVGAKQLYHSIEKFLKLPDNTEIWPGHGAGSFCGKSLSNIPQSTLKQEKLTNPALQFSGKEADFVTYILKDQPAPPKYFAVMKHLNKADRPLLVEVPKLTELNQKEIDNAIKNGLTVIDARPKSVSGKGFIKGSFLIENMKTFSTFAGSIVDYQNQIILIAEENQIEDLTRKLMRIGMDNIYGYITNPSDYNLSLQKVKTIDTDTFKSYLENKNIQKIDVRTENEYKSGHINGVENIALNTLEKNLDKINKKEPVIIHCQSGARAAIAYSILIKHGFENILNYAGGINDWKEKKNELVK from the coding sequence ATGAAATCCATCTTTTTAAAAAACAGTTTTCTTTGGTTGGTAGCAATACTCTTACTTTCTAATACCTCGTTTGCTCAAACTTTATTTTTTGAACGTATTTATGATGAAACATTGTCGCAGGCAAGTTATATCGTTGGTGATACAGAAACAAAAGAAGCCATTGTGATCGACCCGAAAAGAGATATTGATACCTATCTGGAAATTGCTAAAGCAAACAATCTGAAAATAACGAAAATTACCGAAACCCATATTCACGCTGATTTTCTCAGCGGTTCGAGAGAACTTGCAGCAGTGACCAAAGCACCCTTGTATTTATCTGAAGAAGGCGGAAAAGACTGGCAATATGATTTTCCACATCAAGGACTAAAAGACGGAGATCAAATCAAAATAGGTAAGATTATAATTGACGTAATACACACCCCGGGACATACGCCCGAGAGCCTGACTTTTTTGGTTAAAGACGATACAGAAAATCCAATGAAAGCCATTACCGGAGATTTTATTTTTGTAGGCGATGTCGGTCGTCCTGATTTATTGGAGAAAGCTGCCGGACAAATTGGGTCGCAGGAAGTTGGTGCAAAACAACTCTATCATTCTATTGAAAAATTCTTGAAATTACCAGATAATACCGAAATATGGCCAGGACACGGAGCAGGTTCTTTCTGTGGGAAAAGTTTGAGCAATATTCCGCAATCTACTTTGAAACAAGAAAAACTAACTAATCCAGCTTTACAATTTTCAGGAAAAGAAGCCGATTTTGTAACTTATATTTTGAAAGACCAACCAGCTCCGCCAAAATATTTTGCGGTGATGAAGCATCTGAACAAAGCAGATCGTCCACTATTGGTTGAAGTGCCAAAACTTACTGAACTCAATCAGAAGGAGATCGATAATGCAATTAAAAATGGGTTAACCGTTATAGATGCCAGACCAAAATCAGTTTCAGGTAAAGGATTTATTAAGGGAAGTTTTCTGATTGAAAATATGAAAACATTCTCCACATTTGCTGGTTCGATTGTCGATTATCAAAACCAGATTATTTTGATTGCCGAAGAAAACCAAATCGAAGACCTTACCCGAAAACTGATGCGTATCGGAATGGACAATATTTATGGTTACATTACCAATCCTTCAGATTACAACTTGTCTTTACAAAAAGTAAAAACCATTGATACAGATACTTTTAAATCGTATTTGGAAAACAAAAATATTCAGAAAATTGATGTCCGTACCGAAAACGAATACAAAAGTGGTCATATCAACGGTGTTGAAAATATTGCCTTAAATACACTTGAAAAAAATCTGGATAAAATCAATAAAAAAGAACCTGTCATCATCCATTGCCAAAGTGGTGCACGTGCGGCAATTGCTTATTCCATTCTTATAAAACACGGTTTTGAAAACATTCTGAATTATGCTGGAGGAATTAACGATTGGAAAGAAAAAAAGAATGAACTTGTGAAATAA
- a CDS encoding carboxymuconolactone decarboxylase family protein, with protein MENIRKKYEELLGFVPENIEKRLHLAKLSEETGAIEVIEKYREQLIYNNPLDKKTQQLVHFALLIGGMHKEPAKLHAKGALKAGATVKELFGVCETAAITGGMPAFSLAVDCVFEVMEKSD; from the coding sequence ATGGAAAACATCAGAAAAAAGTATGAAGAGTTGTTGGGTTTCGTTCCGGAAAATATCGAAAAAAGATTGCATTTGGCAAAACTTTCGGAAGAAACAGGTGCGATAGAAGTCATAGAGAAATACCGTGAACAACTTATTTACAATAATCCACTCGACAAGAAAACCCAGCAATTGGTACATTTTGCTTTACTGATTGGGGGAATGCACAAAGAACCTGCAAAACTGCACGCTAAAGGAGCCTTAAAAGCCGGAGCTACCGTAAAAGAACTCTTTGGCGTTTGCGAAACGGCAGCCATTACAGGTGGAATGCCTGCATTTAGTTTGGCGGTGGATTGTGTATTTGAAGTGATGGAAAAGTCTGATTAA
- a CDS encoding DinB family protein yields the protein MSIHEQLYLQTLELLKDVPDEVFKSTPIDNEVMYLGTRVNTINIGGLIRHFVLAEIHWFQAMKDGKSGLAIPKPDNASLLENIPNGQPLVDKYKEVFARGLEILKTYTEEDLNKTVSFMGRTYTVMAFLWITFGHHSYHLGQVDMLMRQNNIYPAEYME from the coding sequence TTGAGCATTCACGAACAACTCTATCTTCAAACATTGGAACTATTAAAAGATGTTCCCGATGAGGTATTTAAAAGTACACCGATTGACAACGAAGTGATGTATCTCGGAACTCGTGTAAACACGATTAATATCGGCGGATTGATCCGTCATTTTGTATTGGCAGAAATACATTGGTTTCAGGCAATGAAAGACGGCAAAAGCGGATTGGCAATCCCAAAACCCGATAATGCTTCTCTACTGGAAAATATTCCGAATGGACAGCCATTAGTGGATAAATACAAAGAAGTTTTTGCCCGAGGATTAGAAATTCTGAAAACCTATACCGAAGAAGATTTGAACAAAACCGTTTCCTTTATGGGAAGAACATACACAGTGATGGCATTTTTGTGGATTACTTTCGGTCACCATTCCTATCATTTGGGACAAGTGGATATGTTAATGCGTCAGAACAATATTTATCCTGCTGAATATATGGAATGA
- a CDS encoding DUF1269 domain-containing protein, with protein MDKVIIVLADNEADIFKVSQNVSELNSNRDILLGENIIVTKDSDGNVVIKNSKGGNELSYTAGGALTGTFLGILGGPLGMLFGATIGSLVGLTGDMIKDDAQIDYLKKITDALPNDKTAFIAHIDESWEVPIDEMAKSLNVTVKRINIDEELDKSLQKSLDELDDEIEDLEDQLKNAVDEVKEKIQLKLEELKKQREEFKKQLSIKEASQKKQYENWLENLRDKVSDKIEDFKESIQEKREEFLRKRIKYQEEKLEKLKEKLD; from the coding sequence ATGGATAAAGTAATTATTGTATTAGCGGATAATGAAGCTGATATTTTTAAAGTTTCACAAAATGTAAGTGAACTTAATAGTAACAGAGATATTCTGCTCGGCGAAAATATCATCGTAACGAAGGATAGCGACGGTAATGTCGTAATCAAAAACTCAAAAGGAGGCAACGAACTTTCTTATACTGCCGGAGGGGCATTAACCGGAACTTTTCTGGGAATTTTAGGTGGCCCTTTGGGAATGCTGTTCGGTGCGACGATTGGGTCTTTGGTCGGATTAACAGGCGATATGATAAAGGATGATGCCCAAATCGATTATCTGAAAAAAATTACTGATGCATTGCCTAACGACAAAACAGCTTTTATCGCACATATAGATGAAAGTTGGGAAGTGCCGATAGATGAAATGGCAAAATCGTTGAACGTAACGGTAAAACGTATAAACATTGACGAAGAGTTGGATAAAAGTCTTCAAAAAAGTTTGGATGAATTAGACGATGAAATTGAAGATTTGGAAGATCAATTGAAAAATGCCGTTGATGAGGTAAAAGAAAAAATTCAGTTGAAACTTGAAGAACTAAAAAAACAACGAGAAGAATTCAAGAAACAACTTTCCATCAAAGAAGCATCTCAGAAAAAACAGTATGAGAACTGGTTGGAAAATCTCAGAGATAAAGTTTCAGACAAAATCGAAGACTTCAAAGAAAGTATTCAGGAAAAAAGAGAAGAGTTCTTGAGAAAAAGAATCAAGTATCAGGAGGAGAAATTAGAAAAACTGAAAGAAAAATTGGATTAA